Below is a genomic region from Gillisia sp. Hel_I_86.
AAAATGGTCAGCTACTTTCTTGGTGTTCAAGACTAATAGGCCTAAAAGGCCCAATAAAAATAATACTAGCGAAATACTTATAACTACAGAAAAATAAGACGAGATCAATCGGCGTTTTTGATACCTTTCAAAAGATGTACTCATATAGCAATGATAGATTTTGGTGTAAAAATAAGAAAGTTAAGCGTTCACTTTCTTTAAAACGTTCAAACTTTCCAAATTATTCTTATTAGATTAATTTAGTAAAAAATTAAAACTATGAGAATATTGATATATGGTGCTGGTGGAATAGGTGGGTATTTTGGGGGTAGATTGGCGCAAGCAGGTAATTCTGTTAGTATTATTGCCCGTGGAAAACATTTGGAAGCAATTAAAAAGAACGGATTAGAAGTAGAAAGCATCAATGGGAATTTTACAGTTACCCCAACTTTAGCCACAGATAATGTAAAGAAAGTGGAAACTCCCGAATTGATTATTTTGGGAATAAAATCTTGGCAAATCCCTGATGCAGCTAGGGAGGTAAAATCCATTATTAATGAAAACACGATGGTATTGCCACTTCAAAATGGCGCAAATAATGTGGAGAATTTATTGAAAGTGTTGTCTAAAAAGAATATTCTGGGCGGACTTTGTCATATCGTAAGTTTTGTATCAGCTCCAGGAAAGATCGTGCATGCAGGATTTGAACCAAAGATCACTTTTGGGGAATTGGATAATTCCAAATCTGCTAGAGTTCTAAAATTAGAAAAGGTACTTATAGATGCCAAAATCACCAATATAATCCCCGAAGCTATTGATCTTGAAATTTGGAAGAAGTTCTTGTTCATATCCACCATAAGTGCATTAGGCGGATTAACAAGAGTTAGTCTTGGAAAAATGAGGGAAAGCGCATATTTGATGGATGTTATGAGGAAGACTGCCGAGGAAATTAAAAATGTAGCCAATGCCAAAGGAATTTCCTTAGAGCATGTTTAAAAACGATTCACAAGAATCATTCGATTCTATTGAGGATAATCTGACAATTCTGCCACAATACCCAATATTCCTGACTTTCCGGTGTTTTTTCATAATCCTTGTCCAGTCGCCTGAAGAAATTGAAGATCCCGAAGGTCCTTTCGGTGACCCATCTCCACTTTACCGGGACAAAGCCTTTCGAGGATGGCGGGCATGACGAGATCTCCACTTCCAGCCCTATTACCGTCCTCTCGACCCACTCCATGAACACCTTCTTGTAGGCATGGTCGGCCAGTATCTTTTCCATCCGGTCCAGATAGCCCAACAGGGGCTCCACCACCCTCTCGGCCACCGCCCCGTCGGCCTGGTTCGCCGCGCCTACCACAACGCCCCATACCAGGCCGAGGGTATCGGTGATCGCGTGCCGTTTCCGTCCGTTTATCTTCTTGTTCCCGTCGATGCCCTTCGACTCCGAGGTCATCGGCCCCGCCTTGACGGACTGGCTGTCGATCGACAGCATACTGGGTGTTGCCCCCTTTCCCTGCCGCTTCCTCTCCATCATGTTCAGCCCTGCGTTCAGCCTTGAAAGGGTGCCGTCCCGGCCCCACTTCCTGAAATGGTAGTAGACGCTCTCCCATTTGGGAAAGCATTCCGGTAGGTTCCGCCATTGGCAGCCGGTGCGCAATATCCAAAGGATGGCGTCGGCAATGTCGCGCAACTTATAGTGGCCCTTGATTTTAACGGGAAGGAATTTTTTCATAATTTCCCACTGTTGGGCAGTCGATCGGGTGTATCTCGATTTCATAAACTCTGTTTTATTTGTGAACTACAAAGTTTATACTGCCCAACTTTTTTTACAAACTTTCACCCAAATTTGTTTTTAAACATGCTCTTAGCTCATTGTTGTAATCGCCATAAACTGCTAATAAGAATGGGTATGAAGTATCCATTCGTAATTTGGTAATTTCTTTGTATACAGATTTTAGGGTTTTATCTTCTTCTTTCTGTAAAGCAATCGCGACATAGTATTGAGAATATTCGTAAAGGCTTTTTACAATATTTTCTGTTCCTAATTTATCTTTATGGTTATTAAAATAGAGTTTAAAGGTATCATATACCTCTCCAATTTGAGTTTGCTCATCCCAACCTGAATTAAGTATTGCAGGCGTAATGAATTTCGCTTTTATATCAGATTCGGAAAAGTCTTTTTTATTCATCAAATTTTATTTTTTCAAGAATTTTCAAATTCCTATATACTTTTCATTTTTTAAATTTTCGCAATTACTTTATTCTTTAGCCATTCAAAAGCTTTTTCTTGATTATATGCTATTCCCGTTCTCAATAAAGCCTCCATATCTCCGGTGAAATTTGGGTCTTGCTCTTTTTCTTCAATATTTAGTAGAAACTCTTTTTGACTTGGCGGTCTATTTCCTGTTGAAAATGTTGTGTACTCTTTAAAGCATTTAATGATCTGCTCTATATTCAATTCCATTTTCAACCTTGAGTAATCCAAATCGAACAAATCCCTGCCTTTACTGCGTTGGTATAATGCTCGTAATTTTGTGCCCAGTAATTCATTGATATTATAAGTTCGGATATTGGCTTTCCCTTCAAACCAATCACTCTTTATTTCAAAAGGAAACTCTACCCAAGGCAACACGTTAAAATGCTCTTTACAGTTGATTTCCAATTTTAAGCGCAATCTAATTTCTTCATATTCAGAATTGAAACGATATAGTGCTTTTGCTCCGTGTCCTTTAACTTGTGTTTTTCTTGGTTCCTCAAAAAATGTGATTACTTCATTAAGACGTTGCATTATTGGTTTTATAGGACCTGGTTTTATTTGGACCAAATCTATATCTTCAGAATATCTTGGCGCTGGATTCAAATACAATTTGTGAAGGGCGGTATCGCCTCTAAAGGCTAAGTTTTCATTTAAGAATTCATCTGAAAAAATTTCTACCAATGCACGACTAATGACAAGGTCTTGTTCTACTTGATAAAACTGTTTCCAAGGTGCTTGTTCTTGCCATTTCGCTATATAAGGCTTCGGAATCATAAATCGCTCTCTATTTTTATATTCACATCCACTTTCCAATTATTATGAATGGCTCCAGGTCTCTCTTTTGATTTTGGACTCAATAACACCGGATAGTATTTTGATGTCTTTAAGTACTCTTTTATGGGATCGTACAAATTCGATTCAACTTGTAGTTCGTCTTCTAGCAAAAAACCCAAACGTTGTAAGGTGCTTTTGTGAGGATACCAACTAAGTAAGTCTTCTATATCTTGAACGTTTATTTCTTCTGACAGTTCTTCGAGAATGGCTAACATTCTATTGATACCTCCCAACTTGCTTTGATGATGGATTAAATCTACAGCTGTTAACGCTGGACTTGAAATTTTAAAAATACCTGCATCCGATTTTTTCTCTAAAATGTTTTTTGTTGGCCATTTTGAAGTTGTAAAAAAATGAATATCTATCGATGATTTTTTAATATTAGGGAATGACTTATCTGTCATTACATATTCCCGTTGCACTTGTTGATGTCCTGCGCCGTGAAACTTTGCAGCAGAATAAAAGCCTAAGTAATAATTACTATCCAAATAATCAAAAAGCTTATGTGCAAATAACTGCACAGGTAGCTGTTCTTGTTTGGAATATCTTGGTGGAATGATTAAATAAAACCCTTTTCTTAAGTTTACAATTTCCTTTTTGGCTACCAAACGTGAAAGCTCTTGCTTTAAAGCAGTATCAGTTTTATGACACTTTTTTACAAGTTCATCCCAAGAAAACGAGTATTCCTCAAAGGATTGTAGTTGCTTTATATAGTCTGAAATATCCACTTAAAAGTAAATTTTCGAGAAAGATACCATTTTACGGTAATTATCTCGTTATTCTACTATAAAAATTTTTAATTTTGCCAAAGGATTTCCATAAAGGCTATTAGTATCAATTTTATATGAAAACGCTCTTCATCTGTTCCGCAAACAAACAACGCTCAAAAACGGCTGAAGACTATTTGGCTTCAAAATATCCAGGGCACGAATTTCTAAGTGCAGGCACTAATATTAAAATTTGTAGAAAAGAAGGAACAACTGAACTGACTGAGGATTTATTAAAATGGGCCGACAAGGTCTATGTTATGGAAAAGAAACATTTAGACCAAATTAAGAAGCATACAGGCTCAAAGTATTACTCAAAAATTAAGGTGTTAGATATTCCAGATATCTACAAATACTATGATGCTGATTTGATCACGATTTTGGAAGAGAAGGTGTCTTTCTAAAACTACCTTTATAGTGGTAAAAAACTCCTAAAAAGCATCATATATACCATTATAATGGTTTTTTAACTTTCGTCCGATTTGAGATTGTTCAACTACATACCTTAGTAAACTTTCGAGAAAAACACTAAAAATTGGTACTTTACTCGAAAATTTACTAAAACTCGCTCTTAATAATTTTATTTGAACTCATTTATGTGGGTTTGTATACCTAACTCGCATAAATATCCCAAAACTCACAAATTTTTGTTAAAAAGGGGCTAATTCGGTGTCACTAATTTTAGAGGGTCGTTTTAAGTCCTGTAAAACCTCAAAAAATAAAAATTTGGATAGTTCCTCATTCTCCGCTGAAAAGCCCCGTAACACTAGTGTTTACGGGGCTTTGTTTTTAGGGGTGTTGAATTAGGTGTTGTTTATGAGGTTTTTAAATTATTTACTTTTAGAATTTTAAAGGTCGAAAGTGATTTATTGGAAATTTTTTATTGAAACTTAAATGCGGTGTTTTTATTATTGGATATATAATTAGAGCATGTTTAAAAACAAATTTGGGTGAAAGTTTGTAAAAAAAGTTGGGCAGTATAAACTTTGTAGTTCACAAATAAAACAGAGTTTATGAAATCGAGATACACCCGATCGACTGCCCAACAGTGGGAAATTATGAAAAAATTCCTTCCCGTTAAAATCAAGGGCCACTATAAGTTGCGCGACATTGCCGACGCCATCCTTTGGATATTTCGCACCGGCTGCCAATGGCGGAACCTACCGGAATGCTTTCCCAAATGGGAGAGTGTCTACTACCATTTCAGGAAGTGGGGCCGGGACGGCACCCTTTCAAGGCTGAACGCAGGGCTGAACATGATGGAGAGGAAGCGGCAGGGAAAGGGGGCAACGCCCAGTATGCTGTCGATCGACAGCCAGTCCGTCAAGGCGGGGCCGATGACCTCGGAGTCGAAGGGCATCGACGGGAACAAGAAGATAAAAGGACGGAAACGGCACGCGATCACCGATACCCTCGGCCTGGTATGGGGCGTTGTGGTAGGCGCGGCGAACCAGGCCGACGGGGCGGTGGCCGAGAGGGTGGTGGAGCCCCTGTTGGGCTATCTGGACCGGATGGAAAAGATACTGGCCGACCATGCCTACAAGAAGGTGTTCATGGAGTGGGTCGAGAGGACGGTAATAGGGCTGGAAGTGGAGATCTCGTCATGCCCGCCATCCTCGAAAGGCTTTGTCCCGGTAAAGTGGAGATGGGTCACCGAAAGGACCTTCGGGATCTTCAATTTCTTCAGGCGACTGGACAAGGATTATGAAAAAACACCGGAAAGTCAGGAATATTGGGTATTGTGGCAGAATTGTCAGATTATCCTCAATAGAATCGAATGATTCTTGTGAATCGTTTTTAAACATGCTCTTAAATGAAGAACACATTAAAGCAGTTTTTGAAGTGATAAATAAGCTAGACTCAAAAACAACCGCCTCTACACAGCGCGATATTATGGAAGGGAAACCTTCGGAATTGGAAAATTTTAATGGATATATCGTAAATGAAGGAAATCGACTTGGCGTTCCCACTCCAGTGAATCAATTTATCTACGAATGTTTGCTGCCAATGGAGAAACAAGCTAGAATGCAGATAGAATCTAACTAAAATAGGACTTATAAAGAAGTTTAATATTGTAAATTTGCGCGCATTACAGTTAAATATTACTGCGTAATCAGAAAATATCGAGGATGAGTTACCATTTTAATGAGATTGAAGCCAAGTGGCAAAAATATTGGGCAAACAACCAAACTTTTAAAGCAAAGAATAAAAGCGATCTGCCAAAATTCTATGTGTTGGATATGTTCCCATATCCCTCAGGAGCCGGATTGCACGTAGGGCATCCTCTAGGTTATATTGCCAGCGATATTTATGCAAGGTTCAAACGCCATAAAGGTTTTAATGTATTGCACCCTCAAGGTTACGATAGTTTTGGGTTGCCTGCAGAGCAGTATGCCATTCAAACAGGGCAGCATCCTGCGATTACTACAGAAGATAATATAAAACGGTATAGGGAGCAACTGGATCAAATAGGTTTTTCGTTCGATTGGAGCAGGGAAGTGCGTACTAGTGATCCCGAATATTATAAATGGACACAGTGGATCTTTATTCAACTGTTTGATTCCTGGTATGATAGAAATGAAGACAAAGCCCGCGAAATTTCACACTTGGAAACTATATTTTCTTCTGAAGGAAATTCGAAGGTAAATGCAGTTTGCGATGATGAGGTGGAAACTTTTTCGGCTGAAGAGTGGATTGCTTTTTCTTCTGAAGAAAAACAACAGATTCTTTTAAAATACAGGCTTACCTATTTAGCTGAAACCGAAGTGAACTGGTGTCCGGAATTGGGGACCGTGTTGGCAAATGACGAAATTGTAAATGGAGTATCGGAACGTGGAGGATATCCGGTAGTTCGAAAAAAGATGACCCAATGGAGCATGCGTATTTCAGCGTATGCACAGCGATTATTGGATGACCTTTCAGATATTGATTGGCCACAACCGCTAAAAGACTCCCAAACCAACTGGATTGGGAGATCCAAAGGGGCGCTTGTAAAGTTCCCCCTCTTAACCTCATCCCTTCCCCAACCCTTCCCAAAGGGAAGGGAGCCAAAATACCTTACAGGGAATCCTCAAATTTCTGGAGAACTTTTACATCGTGCTAAAGAAATGCGTAAAAACCCCACAAAGGAGGAAACTATTTTATGGCAAAAATTAAGAGCAAAACAACTGGATTGCAAATTTAGGAGACAACATCCAATTGATAATTATATAGTTGATTTTGTATGTCTTTCTAAAAAATTGATAATTGAGGTAGATGGTGAAGTTCATCTTCAACAAAAAGGGAAAGATGAAGAACGTGATCTTAAGCTAGTTCAAAAACTTGGATATAAAATTCTGAGATTCACGAATCAGCAAGTACTAAAAGATATTGATGAAGTAACAAATAAAATAGTGAACACGCTAAACTCCCTCTCCGTTGGAGAGGGCTGGGGAGAGGATGAGAACAATTTGGATAACCAAAAAGGGATAGAAGTTTTCACCACCCGTCCAGATACCATTTTTGGAGTGAGCTTTATGACGCTTGCGCCCGAACATGAATTAGTCAAGGAAATAACTACCTCTGCACAAAAAGAGGCAGTTGCTGCCTATATAGAAAAGTCGGCCAAACGCAGCGAACGTGAACGCATGGCAGATGTAAAGACGATAAGTGGCGTTTTTACGGGTGCTTATGCTATTCATCCGCTAAGTGGGGAGAAAATCCCGGTTTGGATCGGGGATTATGTATTGGCGGGTTATGGAACAGGGGCAGTAATGTCGGTTCCTTGCGGGGATCAGCGGGATTATGATTTCGCGAAGCATTTTGGATTGCCAATTCCTAATATTTTTGAAGGAATAGATATTTCTGAAGAGGCTTATGCCGGAAAAGATGGGACTATCATTGCAAATAGTGATTTCCTTAGCGGATTAAGCTATAAAGAAGCTACTCAAAAAGCAATTGAAGCCTTGGAAGCAGTGAATGCCGGAAAAGGAAAGATCAATTATAGATTACGGGATGCAGTATTTTCCCGACAACGGTATTGGGGAGAGCCATTTCCTGTATATTATATAAATGGTTTGCCGCAAATGATCGCAGAGGAACATTTGCCATTAAAATTACCAGAAGTAGAAAAATATCTTCCAACCGAAGAAGGCGAGCCACCATTAGGTCGTGCCAAAGATTGGTATTGGAATACTAAGCTAAATAAAGTAGTTTCCCCTCCTTTGGAGGGGTCAGGGGAGGATATTTATCCTTTAGAACTGAATACAATGCCAGGTTGGGCGGGAAGTTCATGGTATTTCTTTAGATATATGGATGCCGATAATGAAGATAGATTTGTTTCAGAAGAAGCCCAGAAATATTGGGAAAACGTAGATTTATATATCGGTGGAAGTGAGCATGCAACCGGTCACTTATTATATTCCAGATTTTGGGTGAAGTTTTTATACGATCGCGGAATGGTGACGGTAAAAGAACCTTTCAAAAAACTCATCAATCAAGGGATGATCTTGGGAATGAGCGCTATGGTTTATAGAATTGAAGGTGAGAATACCTTTGTTTCCCAAGGTTTGATTGGGGGTAAAAATGTACAACCAATACACGCCGATGTTTCAATGATAAATTCTTCAGATGAATTGGATGTGGAAGCTTTCAAGAACTGGAGGCCAGAATTCGCAGATGCCAAATTTATTTTAGAGAATGGAAAATATACTGTTGGAAGAGAGGTCGAAAAAATGTCCAAATCCAAATACAATGTTGTGGGTCCAGATGAGATCTGTTCTCAATACGGCGCAGATACATTGCGTATGTACGAGATGTTCTTGGGACCATTGGAACAAGCTAAACCATGGAATACCGCTGGAATTACGGGAGTTCACAGCTTCTTGAAGAAGCTATGGAAATTGTATCATTCCTCCCCCGACCCCTCCAATGGAGGGGAGGCATCTTTTCATGTTTCAGAAGAAAAAGCTTCAGCCGATTCCATGAAAACCTTGCATAAAACCATTAAAAAGGTAACTGAGGATATTGAACAATTTAGTTTTAATACGTCGGTTTCAACATTCATGATCTGTGTAAATGAGTTAACTGCTCAAAAATGCGATCAGCGGGAAGTATTGGAGCCACTTGTTATTTTAATAGCTCCTTATGCCCCACATATTGCCGAAGAACTTTGGAATAAATTAGGACATAATAGCTCTATAACAACTGCGATCTATCCTGTTTTTGAAGAAAAATATGTGATGGAAAGCACGAAAAAATACCCAATTTCTTTCAATGGAAAAATGCGATTTACCATGGAACTATCTTTGGAACTGGGAAAAAATGAAATAGAGGCAGCAGTAATGGCAGATGAAAGGACCCAAAAACAAATGGATGGTAGAGATCCTAAGAAAATAATTGTAGTGCCCGGGAAGATTGTGAATATTGTTGGCTAGTCTTAAGAGCAAATAATTAAATGACATTTAAGTATATTTGATATATGGAGTATCTTTTAATTGGATTGGGAGTTGGAGCTATTTTGGCGTATTTTATTTTTGCCAGGCTCCATAAGAACAAAAACAGGTCACGGGCAGATGAGCAATCTGTTATTTTAATGGATAAAATTAAGAGTGTTTGTAAATTTATTTCTGTGGAAGGAGATTTTTCTGAAATCTATCATTATGAAAATTTAAAAGATAAATATGTAAGCTTGCTTTTAGGGAAGAAAAAAGCGATCATTCTTATTACCGCGAAAGCACATATAGGTTTTGATCTTAGCAAAGTGCGAATGGATAGCGATGTAGAAAACAAGAAGATTATTCTCACCAATTTTCCAAAACCCGAGTTGCTTACCGTAGAAACCGATTTTAAATATTACGACAAGCGCGAAGGTTGGGCAAATCCTTTTACAACTTCAGACCTTACCGATATTAGCAGGGATTCAAAAAAGCATATTGTAGATAAGATCCCTCAAAGTGGTTTGCTTGAAAAAGCTGAAAAAGAGGCAGTGGGAACTATTCTACTAATGGAAAAAATCGTAGAAACTATTGGCTGGAAATTGGATTATTCAGCTTTGGAAGTTTCTTCAAAAGAACCGGTGAAGATTTCGAAATAGGTTTGTCAAACTGAGCCTAACTTAGAAGTTTAATAATATTACACCTTCTTTAAAAGATCCTTCCTGCCGTCGGGATGACAAATGAAGAAGTAAGAATGTCATTTCGAGATCCGTGATAAAAAAATTATCCAGCGTAGGAAATTGACGTGTTTTTTATATAAGCTGATGGGATGCTGAAACAAGTTCAGCATGACGACAATTCCGCATCGTCAGCCTGAACTGGTTTCAGGGTCTTGGATTCACAAATACATAAAAACACGTCAATGGTAGCGGAGCAGAGAAATCTTGGTATTTCTACATGCTCTAAAAGAGCACTACAATCTTAGGAACTATGGACATCGAAACTTATAGAGATTATTGTCTTTCCAAGAAAGGCGTGACCGAAGGTTTGCCTTTTGGACCAGATAACCTTGTTCTTAAGTTAATGGGCAAGATCTTTACCATTGCTTCTTTAGATGAGGTGCCATTAAGAGTGAATTTAAAATGCGATCCGGAAAGAGCCATAAGTTTGCGCGATGAGTATCCTGAAACTGTTCTACCGGGCTATCATATGAATAAAGTTCACTGGAATACCTTGATCATAGATGGCAGTCTTCAAAAAACGCTTATCTTCGAGCTTGTAGATCACTCGTATAATTTGATACGTGAAGGCTTAACCAAAAAACTGAAAGAGGAGCTGGACCTACTCTAACCATAGCGTTTAAATTTCATGACAGCATTCGATTTTTATACCCAGGAAAAAGCAATCCAAAAAAAACATTTATTCAACGCAAACAGGCAACTAAACGTGTCGAGTATGATGCGCCTGATCCTTTTTCTAGGAACTGCTTTTGGCATCTATTACTTTTATCCAGATTGGAAGATCGCCGCTTTAATCGGCGTGGTGGGATTTGGGATATTTCTATACTTGGTTTCACGCCATTCAGATCTTAAATACAAACGCAATAAGATCGACGAACTGGTAAAGCTCAATGAAACAGAACTTGAAGTTCTAAATAGGAATTTTTCTCATTTAGCGACCGGACAGGAATTTGAAGATCATGACCATCCCTTTAGTCAGGATATAGATTTATTTGGAAATGGTTCTTTTTTTCAATATTTAAACAGGACTTCCTTAAAAGATGGAAAGAAAAAATTAGCTGGTATCCTTACCGAAAACTCTATAGCAAATATTGATGAAAAGCAAGAAGCTATCAAAGAATTGGCAGAAAAGGCAACTTGGAGGCAGGAATTTTCTGCCGTTGCTAAGCTAGTTAAAACTGAAAACACTTCTAGCAACGTGCTTTCATGGCTCGCTGATTATAAGACTTTTGTTCCTAAAATAATGTTTTGGCTAAGTTGGACCTTTACGGCAATTTCCTTACTGCTAATAGCTGCATATTATACCCAAAGTATCAATGGATGGTTTGTTTTTGGCTGGTTTTTGGTTGGCTGGGGGATTACAGCAATCTATGTGAAGAAAATAAATGTGATGGCAAATAATGTTGGAAAAGTACAGGATACTTTTCATCAATATTATCAGTTGTTGGGAATGATCGAGTCTGTTACTTTTAAATCGGAAATCTTAAAAGAGCAACAATTAGCAGTAAAATCTGAAGAAAATAAAGCTTCAAAAATATTAAAATCGTTTTCCAAAGCTATCGATGCTTTGGATCAGCGGAATAATGCCATTTTTATCGCTATTGGGAATGGATTTCTTTTGTGGGACCTAAGGCAATCCCTGCGACTTGAAAAATGGATCCTGGCGCATCATGTAAATGTAAAAAAATGGTTTGAGGTCATCGAATTTATAGATGCCTACAACAGTCTTGGGAATTTTGCATTTAATCATGCGCACTATAGTTTTCCCGAGATCCATAGCGACAAATCTGTTATAAAAGCGGAAAACCTGGGTCATCCTTTGCTAAATCCTGAAAAACGGGTAGATAATGATCTTTTAATTGATAACGAACATTTTCTTATTATTACCGGCGCCAACATGGCCGGGAAAAGCACTTTTTTGAGAACAGTGTCTTTAC
It encodes:
- a CDS encoding type IV toxin-antitoxin system AbiEi family antitoxin — translated: MDISDYIKQLQSFEEYSFSWDELVKKCHKTDTALKQELSRLVAKKEIVNLRKGFYLIIPPRYSKQEQLPVQLFAHKLFDYLDSNYYLGFYSAAKFHGAGHQQVQREYVMTDKSFPNIKKSSIDIHFFTTSKWPTKNILEKKSDAGIFKISSPALTAVDLIHHQSKLGGINRMLAILEELSEEINVQDIEDLLSWYPHKSTLQRLGFLLEDELQVESNLYDPIKEYLKTSKYYPVLLSPKSKERPGAIHNNWKVDVNIKIESDL
- the leuS gene encoding leucine--tRNA ligase, with product MSYHFNEIEAKWQKYWANNQTFKAKNKSDLPKFYVLDMFPYPSGAGLHVGHPLGYIASDIYARFKRHKGFNVLHPQGYDSFGLPAEQYAIQTGQHPAITTEDNIKRYREQLDQIGFSFDWSREVRTSDPEYYKWTQWIFIQLFDSWYDRNEDKAREISHLETIFSSEGNSKVNAVCDDEVETFSAEEWIAFSSEEKQQILLKYRLTYLAETEVNWCPELGTVLANDEIVNGVSERGGYPVVRKKMTQWSMRISAYAQRLLDDLSDIDWPQPLKDSQTNWIGRSKGALVKFPLLTSSLPQPFPKGREPKYLTGNPQISGELLHRAKEMRKNPTKEETILWQKLRAKQLDCKFRRQHPIDNYIVDFVCLSKKLIIEVDGEVHLQQKGKDEERDLKLVQKLGYKILRFTNQQVLKDIDEVTNKIVNTLNSLSVGEGWGEDENNLDNQKGIEVFTTRPDTIFGVSFMTLAPEHELVKEITTSAQKEAVAAYIEKSAKRSERERMADVKTISGVFTGAYAIHPLSGEKIPVWIGDYVLAGYGTGAVMSVPCGDQRDYDFAKHFGLPIPNIFEGIDISEEAYAGKDGTIIANSDFLSGLSYKEATQKAIEALEAVNAGKGKINYRLRDAVFSRQRYWGEPFPVYYINGLPQMIAEEHLPLKLPEVEKYLPTEEGEPPLGRAKDWYWNTKLNKVVSPPLEGSGEDIYPLELNTMPGWAGSSWYFFRYMDADNEDRFVSEEAQKYWENVDLYIGGSEHATGHLLYSRFWVKFLYDRGMVTVKEPFKKLINQGMILGMSAMVYRIEGENTFVSQGLIGGKNVQPIHADVSMINSSDELDVEAFKNWRPEFADAKFILENGKYTVGREVEKMSKSKYNVVGPDEICSQYGADTLRMYEMFLGPLEQAKPWNTAGITGVHSFLKKLWKLYHSSPDPSNGGEASFHVSEEKASADSMKTLHKTIKKVTEDIEQFSFNTSVSTFMICVNELTAQKCDQREVLEPLVILIAPYAPHIAEELWNKLGHNSSITTAIYPVFEEKYVMESTKKYPISFNGKMRFTMELSLELGKNEIEAAVMADERTQKQMDGRDPKKIIVVPGKIVNIVG
- a CDS encoding phosphotyrosine protein phosphatase, which produces MKTLFICSANKQRSKTAEDYLASKYPGHEFLSAGTNIKICRKEGTTELTEDLLKWADKVYVMEKKHLDQIKKHTGSKYYSKIKVLDIPDIYKYYDADLITILEEKVSF
- a CDS encoding ketopantoate reductase family protein — translated: MRILIYGAGGIGGYFGGRLAQAGNSVSIIARGKHLEAIKKNGLEVESINGNFTVTPTLATDNVKKVETPELIILGIKSWQIPDAAREVKSIINENTMVLPLQNGANNVENLLKVLSKKNILGGLCHIVSFVSAPGKIVHAGFEPKITFGELDNSKSARVLKLEKVLIDAKITNIIPEAIDLEIWKKFLFISTISALGGLTRVSLGKMRESAYLMDVMRKTAEEIKNVANAKGISLEHV
- a CDS encoding ketopantoate reductase family protein, yielding MLLNEEHIKAVFEVINKLDSKTTASTQRDIMEGKPSELENFNGYIVNEGNRLGVPTPVNQFIYECLLPMEKQARMQIESN
- a CDS encoding IS5 family transposase, which codes for MKSRYTRSTAQQWEIMKKFLPVKIKGHYKLRDIADAILWILRTGCQWRNLPECFPKWESVYYHFRKWGRDGTLSRLNAGLNMMERKRQGKGATPSMLSIDSQSVKAGPMTSESKGIDGNKKINGRKRHAITDTLGLVWGVVVGAANQADGAVAERVVEPLLGYLDRMEKILADHAYKKVFMEWVERTVIGLEVEISSCPPSSKGFVPVKWRWVTERTFGIFNFFRRLDKDYEKTPESQEYWVLWQNCQIILNRIE
- a CDS encoding MmcQ/YjbR family DNA-binding protein, whose translation is MDIETYRDYCLSKKGVTEGLPFGPDNLVLKLMGKIFTIASLDEVPLRVNLKCDPERAISLRDEYPETVLPGYHMNKVHWNTLIIDGSLQKTLIFELVDHSYNLIREGLTKKLKEELDLL
- a CDS encoding DUF4230 domain-containing protein, with amino-acid sequence MEYLLIGLGVGAILAYFIFARLHKNKNRSRADEQSVILMDKIKSVCKFISVEGDFSEIYHYENLKDKYVSLLLGKKKAIILITAKAHIGFDLSKVRMDSDVENKKIILTNFPKPELLTVETDFKYYDKREGWANPFTTSDLTDISRDSKKHIVDKIPQSGLLEKAEKEAVGTILLMEKIVETIGWKLDYSALEVSSKEPVKISK
- a CDS encoding IS5 family transposase, producing the protein MKSRYTRSTAQQWEIMKKFLPVKIKGHYKLRDIADAILWIFRTGCQWRNLPECFPKWESVYYHFRKWGRDGTLSRLNAGLNMMERKRQGKGATPSMLSIDSQSVKAGPMTSESKGIDGNKKIKGRKRHAITDTLGLVWGVVVGAANQADGAVAERVVEPLLGYLDRMEKILADHAYKKVFMEWVERTVIGLEVEISSCPPSSKGFVPVKWRWVTERTFGIFNFFRRLDKDYEKTPESQEYWVLWQNCQIILNRIE
- a CDS encoding nucleotidyl transferase AbiEii/AbiGii toxin family protein, translating into MIPKPYIAKWQEQAPWKQFYQVEQDLVISRALVEIFSDEFLNENLAFRGDTALHKLYLNPAPRYSEDIDLVQIKPGPIKPIMQRLNEVITFFEEPRKTQVKGHGAKALYRFNSEYEEIRLRLKLEINCKEHFNVLPWVEFPFEIKSDWFEGKANIRTYNINELLGTKLRALYQRSKGRDLFDLDYSRLKMELNIEQIIKCFKEYTTFSTGNRPPSQKEFLLNIEEKEQDPNFTGDMEALLRTGIAYNQEKAFEWLKNKVIAKI